Below is a window of Ciceribacter thiooxidans DNA.
AGGAAAGGCTGACATGGCACGCGTTCACTTGAGGAATCTCGAAAAAATCTACGGCGGCACCGTGAAGGCGGTGCACGGCATCGATCTCGACATAGCCGACGGCGAGTTCATGGTGCTGGTCGGGCCGTCCGGCTGCGCCAAGTCGACGACCCTGCGCATGATCGCCGGCCTCGAGGAAATCAGCGGCGGCGAGATCGTCATTGGCGAACAGCGGGTCAACGACCTGCCGCCGAGCCGGCGATCGATCGCCATGGTGTTCCAGAACTATGCGCTCTATCCGCACATGAAGGTGCGCGGCAATCTCGCCTTCGGGCTCAGGATCGCCGGTACGCCCAAGGCCGAGATCGCGGCGGCGATCGACAATGTCGCACGCATTCTCGAAATCGAGCCGCTGCTCGACCGGCTGCCGAAGCAGCTCTCGGGCGGTCAGGCGCAGCGCGTGGCGCTCGGCCGCGCGCTGATCAAGAAACCGGGCGTCTTTCTGTTCGACGAGCCGCTCTCCAATCTCGACGCCAAGCTGCGTGCCTCGATGCGGGTGCGGATCACCGACCTGCACCGCCAGCTGAAAGCCGATGGGCTGTCGTCGACCGTGGTCTATGTCACCCATGACCAGACCGAGGCGATGACGATGGGCGACCGCATCTGTGTCATGCAGGCGGGCCGTATCATGCAGGTGGCGACGCCGAAGGAACTCTACAACGCGCCCGCCAATCTGTTCGTCGCCGGCTTCATCGGCAGCCCGGAAATGAACCTCGTCGACGGAGCGCTCGACGGCACCGACTTCGTCATCGGCGGCCAGCGCCTTCGCCTCGGTGAGGTAGTGGCCGGCCGCCTGGCGGCGCGACCCGACGCGGCCGTGCTCGGCATTCGGCCGCAGCACCTGGCGCTCGCCGGCACCGGTCCGGGGGTCGAGGCGCGGCTGACGAGCGCCGAGTTCATGGGCCATGAGGTCAACCTGCACGCCGATCTGGAAGGGCAACGCATCGTCGCGGTGGTCAGTGCCGCGGAATTCGAGGCGCTCGGGACCGGCGACCGGATCGCACTTCGGCCGGAGCTCTCATCCCTGCATGTTTTCGACAAGACCGACGGGCGCAACATTTCGCTGCGAGGAGGCAGCGTTGCGCCCGAGACACCAAGAGGAGGAGAAGCATGACCAAAGGACGGATATCCAACATTCTCGCCGGCACCGCGCTCGGCGTCATCGGGTTTGCATCCGCCGTGCCGGCTGCCGAGCTGCGTATGTCGTGGTGGGGCGGAGAAAGTCGCCATGTCGCGACACAGAAGGCGCTGGAGGCCTGCGGCGCCAAGCACGGTCATACCGTCAAGGGCGAGTTTACAGGTTTCGACGGATATCTCGAAAAGCTCACGACACAGATGGCCGGCCAGACCGAGGCCGACATCGTCCAGGTCAACTGGCCATGGCTGCCGCTGTTCTCCAGGAATGGCGACGGGTTCGCCGATCTGAGGACGCTGAAGGCGATCGATCTGTCGAACTGGAGCGAGGCTGATCTCGCCTCCGGCTCGATGAACGGTGTGCTGCAGGGCCTGTCTGTGTCGACAACGGGCCGCGTGTTTCTCTTCAATACGACGACTTTCGAAAAGGCCGGCGTCGCCGTACCGAAATCCTGGGAAGAGCTGTTCGCCGCGACCAAGACGATCAAGGAAAAGCTCGGCAAGGACTACTACACCTTCAACGCGGTGAAGGAGACGGCTCAACTCGTCACAACGCTGGTCGTCGTGCAGAAGACCGGCAAGGACATGGTCGATCCGAAAACCAACCGCGTGGCCTGGACGGCTGACGAACTGGCCGACGGCATCACATTCCTCGGCAAGCTGGTTGAGGACGGCGTAATGCGGTCGCAGAAGGAGGAGGCGGCCGACGGCAATGTCAACCTGTTCGAAAAGCCGGAATGGGCGGAGGGCAAGATCGCTGGTTCCTATGAATGGGACTCGACTTTCGGCAAGTACGCTCATCCGCTGAAAGAAGGCCAGGTGCTGAAGCCGGCCGGCATCCTCAAGATTGACGGCGCCGTGACCGCCGGCGTCTACCGCAAGCCTTCCATGGTATTTTCAATTTCGAAGCATTCGAACAACCAGGAGGCGGCCGCCCAGATTGTAAATTGCCTGCTGAACGAGCCGGAAGGCATCGATGCGCTCGGCACGACGCGGGGCATTCCCGCATCTAAAGCCGCCACCGCGAGGCTTGGACAGACCGGCGAGCCTGAGGTGTGCGAGGCAAACGCGATGGTGATGGCAGCCTCCGGCCCGTCCGTCTCACCGTTCAATGAGAACCCCGAGATCCGCTCCGTCTTCCTGGATACGCTCGAGGAATATGCCTACGGCGAGCTGGATGCAAAAGCCGCCGCGGAACAGATTATCGACGGCAGCAACGACGTACTCGCCAAATTCGACTGAGAACCGATGAAGGCCGCCGCTCCCGTAAGGGGCGGCGGATCACCCACGAGACGGAAATCATGACCCGACCTATCGCAGTTGCGATCTCCGCCCGGATCGCGGCCATACGACTGCCTGTGCCCGGCGCCCTTTACCACCTGCCGCGGCCTTTGGCCTTCCGCCTGACCCCGGTTGCGCGACCCGAGGAGGTGCGTACCGGTCTGGCCGATCGTGCCGTAATGCTCCTCAACGACCTGTCGCCCGGGACAGATTACTGGTTCCAGGCGGACGGGTTGGAGCCTTTCGAATTCAGAACGAGGCCCTGCACCGCGCTCGTCGAGGCGGCGGAGTTCGGGCTGGTGGAGGGAACCGATCTGGCCGACATCGACAGTGCGCGGCACAATGCCGAGGCGCTGGCCAGGGCGGTTCGAGCGGTTCCGGAGGGCGGCACGCTGAGACTTGCGGCCGGTCTCTGGACGGCACTGCCGCTGCGGCTTGCTTCCGGCGTCACGCTGCACCTGGCGAAAGGTGCGGTATTGCGCGGGCCGGCGCTCCGCACCGGCTGGCCGATCCTGCCGGCACGCGACGGTACGGGGCACATGCTCGGGAGCTGGGAAGGGCTGCCGGATGCCTGTTTCGCCGCACCGCTCCATGCCGTCGACGCCGAGCGGCTCACCATCGAGGGCGCCGGCGTGATCGACGGCTCGGGCGATGCCGGGGACTGGTGGACCTGGGCCAAGGAGAGCCGTGAGGGCGCGCGGCGGCCGCGCGGCCTGCACCTCATCCGCTGCCGCAACGTCGCGCTTCTCGGCTTCACCATTCGCAATGCGGCCTCCTGGACCGTGCACCCGCAGGGCTGCGACGGGTTGGTCGCAGCGGGTCTCTCGATCGAGGCTCCGCCTGACAGCCCCAATACCGACGGCTTCAATCCGGAGAGTTGCCGCGACGTGAGGATCGAAGGCGTGCGCTTCTCGGTCGGTGACGACTGTATCGCCGTCAAGGCCGGCAAGCGCGGCCCGTCCGGCGAGGCCGACCACCTGTCCGAGACACGCGGTGTCAGGGTGCGTCATTGCCTCATGGAGCGTGGCCATGGCGGCCTCGTCATCGGTTCGGAAATGTCCGGTGGCGTCCACGACGTCACCATAGAGGACAGCGAGATGCTGGGCACCGATCGGGGACTCAGGCTGAAGACCCGGCGCGGTCGGGGAGGGGCCATCTCGCGCGTGGCGATGCGCCGGGTCCGGATGGAGCGTGTGCTGACGGCGATCTCCGCCAATGCCCATTATCATTGCGATGCCGACGGCCACGAGGGGTGGGTGCAATCACGTGTGCCCGCGCCGGTCGGCACAGGCACGCCGGTCATCGAAGACGTCGACGTCCATCATCTCGCCCATGCCGCCGGCGTCTTCCTCGGACTCCCCGAGACGCCGATCCGCGGTGTACGCATCCGTCGTCTTCGCCTGCATTCCTCGGCGCCCGAGGCCGTCGCCACGCCGCCGGTGATGGCCGATCACGTCCGGCCGATGCGACACGAGCGGATCGTTGCGGAGCATGCCGACATCTCCTGCGACGATCCCGCGCTTCTTTCTTCCGCCTCCGTTTCCATTCCCTCCGTCAGGGACGCTCCATGAACCCGCGCGATTATTTCGACGACTATTGCCGACGCTATCGACCCTACAAGGGCGGCGCCTGGTGCTATGAGGACGGCTGCATCTATCGCGGCCTCGTCCTGCTGTCCGAAGCGACCGGCGAGGCCCGCTGGCGCGATCATCTCCTGCGTCTCATCGGGCCGCAGGTCCGCGCCGACGGAACCCTCAGTGGCTATGACCCCGACGAGTTCAACATCGACAACATATTGCCGGGCCGTGCGCTCCTTCATCTTGCCGCCGTCACCGGCGAGCCGCGTTATCTTGCCGGCGCCAGCCAGCTGATGGGCCAGCTCGAGCGCCATCCGCGTCTGCGCGCCGGCAATTACTGGCACAAGGAGCGTTATCCGCATCAGGTCTGGCTCGACGGGCTCTACATGGGCCTGCCGTTTCAGATCGAATACGGGCGTGTAACGAGCAGGTCCGGACTGATCGCCGATGCCTTGCAGCAATTTTCCACTGCACTGGCGCTGACGGCGACAGTCGGTGGGCTTTACGTGCACGGCTATGACGAGAGCCGCAAACAAGGCTGGGCCGATCCCGTCACCGGCAAGTCGCCGGCGGTATGGGCGCG
It encodes the following:
- a CDS encoding glycoside hydrolase family 88/105 protein translates to MNPRDYFDDYCRRYRPYKGGAWCYEDGCIYRGLVLLSEATGEARWRDHLLRLIGPQVRADGTLSGYDPDEFNIDNILPGRALLHLAAVTGEPRYLAGASQLMGQLERHPRLRAGNYWHKERYPHQVWLDGLYMGLPFQIEYGRVTSRSGLIADALQQFSTALALTATVGGLYVHGYDESRKQGWADPVTGKSPAVWARAVGWLAMALVDALTLLPADEATASLRRATRLLLQEIIARQRPSALWMQVLDAPALEGNYEESSASAMFAYALLRAARLGLMEPEWTKAAAAAGRRSLEALLSNRLVADGQGVTRLTTIVRVAGLGGFEGHDRDGTPGYYLSEPVVSDDAKGVGPLMMAFAEGLQSAR
- a CDS encoding glycoside hydrolase family 28 protein produces the protein MTRPIAVAISARIAAIRLPVPGALYHLPRPLAFRLTPVARPEEVRTGLADRAVMLLNDLSPGTDYWFQADGLEPFEFRTRPCTALVEAAEFGLVEGTDLADIDSARHNAEALARAVRAVPEGGTLRLAAGLWTALPLRLASGVTLHLAKGAVLRGPALRTGWPILPARDGTGHMLGSWEGLPDACFAAPLHAVDAERLTIEGAGVIDGSGDAGDWWTWAKESREGARRPRGLHLIRCRNVALLGFTIRNAASWTVHPQGCDGLVAAGLSIEAPPDSPNTDGFNPESCRDVRIEGVRFSVGDDCIAVKAGKRGPSGEADHLSETRGVRVRHCLMERGHGGLVIGSEMSGGVHDVTIEDSEMLGTDRGLRLKTRRGRGGAISRVAMRRVRMERVLTAISANAHYHCDADGHEGWVQSRVPAPVGTGTPVIEDVDVHHLAHAAGVFLGLPETPIRGVRIRRLRLHSSAPEAVATPPVMADHVRPMRHERIVAEHADISCDDPALLSSASVSIPSVRDAP
- a CDS encoding ABC transporter ATP-binding protein; amino-acid sequence: MARVHLRNLEKIYGGTVKAVHGIDLDIADGEFMVLVGPSGCAKSTTLRMIAGLEEISGGEIVIGEQRVNDLPPSRRSIAMVFQNYALYPHMKVRGNLAFGLRIAGTPKAEIAAAIDNVARILEIEPLLDRLPKQLSGGQAQRVALGRALIKKPGVFLFDEPLSNLDAKLRASMRVRITDLHRQLKADGLSSTVVYVTHDQTEAMTMGDRICVMQAGRIMQVATPKELYNAPANLFVAGFIGSPEMNLVDGALDGTDFVIGGQRLRLGEVVAGRLAARPDAAVLGIRPQHLALAGTGPGVEARLTSAEFMGHEVNLHADLEGQRIVAVVSAAEFEALGTGDRIALRPELSSLHVFDKTDGRNISLRGGSVAPETPRGGEA
- a CDS encoding ABC transporter substrate-binding protein — translated: MTKGRISNILAGTALGVIGFASAVPAAELRMSWWGGESRHVATQKALEACGAKHGHTVKGEFTGFDGYLEKLTTQMAGQTEADIVQVNWPWLPLFSRNGDGFADLRTLKAIDLSNWSEADLASGSMNGVLQGLSVSTTGRVFLFNTTTFEKAGVAVPKSWEELFAATKTIKEKLGKDYYTFNAVKETAQLVTTLVVVQKTGKDMVDPKTNRVAWTADELADGITFLGKLVEDGVMRSQKEEAADGNVNLFEKPEWAEGKIAGSYEWDSTFGKYAHPLKEGQVLKPAGILKIDGAVTAGVYRKPSMVFSISKHSNNQEAAAQIVNCLLNEPEGIDALGTTRGIPASKAATARLGQTGEPEVCEANAMVMAASGPSVSPFNENPEIRSVFLDTLEEYAYGELDAKAAAEQIIDGSNDVLAKFD